The following are from one region of the Stenotrophomonas lactitubi genome:
- the cls gene encoding cardiolipin synthase, with amino-acid sequence MLFEWLLGSYLLLIDWLIRLVALCWIPTRTTPGAARSWLLLVGFVPLLGLPLYLLFGHPWLSRERIRRQAEASQVIREEQALQRRLRWTPQPDSASAEVVPLVQRQGDFMPVHGNAVDLLTDYDESLHNLIADIDQAQDRVHLLYYLMFDDTVGEAIVEALQHAAARGVQCRVLLDAVGAKRGLRAYSKRLRSRDVEVRAMLPGGLRWRRSGRMDLRNHRKIAVIDNEVGYVGSQNLARPEFVAGHPNRELVARVRGPAVAHLEAVFASDWYIETGQRLDVIADVPVCSEDIATQLLPSGPAYPYSNARDAVAALIHLARRRLVMVTPYFVPDEATLSALRIAALSGVQVQLILSASNNQRLTSWAQEAYYDELLRCGVQIALYEPQFLHAKHMSVDEDIAVLGSINMDIRSFALNAEIGLICYDRQLVTQLIAIEDDYLRQSRLLDLEQWRKRPAWLRSREGIARLADALM; translated from the coding sequence ATGCTGTTCGAGTGGTTGCTGGGTTCGTATCTGCTGCTGATCGACTGGCTGATCCGGCTGGTGGCGCTGTGCTGGATCCCCACCCGCACTACGCCGGGCGCGGCGCGCAGCTGGCTGCTGCTGGTCGGCTTCGTGCCGCTGCTGGGCCTGCCGCTGTACCTGCTGTTCGGGCATCCGTGGTTGTCGCGCGAACGCATCCGCCGGCAGGCCGAGGCCTCGCAGGTGATCCGCGAGGAACAGGCGCTGCAGCGCCGCCTGCGCTGGACGCCGCAGCCCGATTCGGCCAGCGCCGAAGTGGTGCCGCTGGTGCAGCGTCAGGGCGATTTCATGCCGGTGCACGGCAACGCGGTCGATCTGCTGACCGACTACGACGAATCACTGCACAACCTGATCGCCGACATCGACCAGGCCCAGGACCGGGTGCACCTGCTGTATTACCTGATGTTCGATGACACCGTGGGCGAGGCCATCGTCGAAGCCCTGCAGCATGCCGCAGCGCGTGGCGTGCAGTGCCGCGTGCTGCTGGATGCGGTGGGCGCCAAGCGCGGCCTTCGCGCGTACAGCAAGCGGCTGCGGTCACGTGACGTCGAAGTGCGCGCGATGCTGCCCGGCGGACTGCGCTGGCGCCGCAGCGGGCGCATGGACCTGCGCAACCACCGCAAGATCGCGGTGATCGACAACGAAGTGGGCTATGTCGGTTCGCAGAACCTGGCGCGGCCTGAATTCGTGGCCGGCCACCCCAACCGTGAACTGGTGGCGCGCGTGCGCGGGCCGGCGGTGGCGCACCTTGAAGCGGTGTTCGCCAGCGACTGGTACATCGAAACCGGGCAGCGCCTGGACGTCATCGCCGACGTGCCGGTGTGCAGCGAGGACATCGCCACCCAGCTGCTGCCCAGCGGCCCGGCCTACCCCTACAGCAACGCGCGCGATGCGGTGGCCGCGCTGATCCATCTTGCCCGGCGCCGGCTTGTGATGGTGACGCCGTACTTCGTGCCCGACGAAGCAACGCTGAGTGCACTGCGCATCGCCGCACTGTCCGGCGTGCAGGTGCAGCTGATCCTGTCGGCCAGCAACAACCAGCGGCTGACCTCGTGGGCGCAGGAGGCCTACTACGACGAGCTGCTGCGCTGCGGGGTGCAGATCGCGCTGTACGAGCCGCAGTTCCTGCATGCCAAGCACATGAGCGTGGACGAGGACATCGCCGTGCTGGGGTCGATCAACATGGATATCCGCTCGTTCGCGCTGAATGCCGAAATCGGCCTGATCTGCTACGACCGTCAACTGGTCACGCAGCTGATCGCCATCGAGGACGACTATCTGCGCCAGTCACGCCTGCTGGACCTGGAGCAGTGGCGCAAGCGCCCAGCGTGGCTGCGCAGCCGCGAGGGCATCGCGCGCCTGGCCGATGCATTGATGTAG
- the rpmB gene encoding 50S ribosomal protein L28: MSRVCQVSGKRVQTGNNVSHANNKTRRRFLPNLHERRFWVASENRWVKLRVSAHALRTIDKNGIDSVLAELRARGEKV; the protein is encoded by the coding sequence ATGTCCCGCGTATGCCAGGTTTCCGGCAAGCGAGTGCAGACGGGTAACAACGTCTCGCACGCCAACAACAAGACCCGTCGTCGTTTCCTGCCGAATCTGCACGAGCGCCGCTTCTGGGTTGCCAGCGAGAACCGCTGGGTGAAGCTTCGTGTTTCCGCGCATGCACTGCGCACCATCGACAAGAACGGTATCGATTCCGTTCTGGCTGAGCTGCGTGCGCGCGGCGAAAAGGTCTGA
- a CDS encoding FAD/NAD(P)-binding protein: MAYNRRMTDSPRNGELDLAIIGGGAAGVLVAIQVLRQARAPLALAIFEPASQLAQGIAYATPWPEHLLNVPAAKMSAFPDQPGDFLDYLQTANAYPGEAREVLGERYVCRHYFAAYLQQRLREAEAASAARLQVIAQPVLALHADDHGYQLQLGDGQTLHAAQAVIATGNSMRPLPVDGADALPADDVVEAWDYDGVRTLAGGHALAIVGSGLSMADTVLALVAAGHSGPLHVISRHGLLPLPHAHGGLPAFDPQELLTMTLRQRLRALRQHARQAQADGIPWQGVMDRIRPHGQALWLSLGEADQRRFLRHVVRYWDVHRHRIAEPVAEQLQALQASGQLRVHRARLQRVWRDGDALWLSGREAGGGNVQWTIGAVVNATGVETRASALRNPLLQQLQADGLARPGPHGLGLDSSVPGDRLCAAGGQSQARLGVLGSLRIGNLWESLAVPELRQQAQALAAQVVAGAATSMP, from the coding sequence ATGGCCTACAATCGGCGCATGACTGATTCACCGCGTAATGGCGAACTGGACCTGGCGATCATCGGTGGTGGTGCGGCCGGGGTGCTGGTGGCGATCCAGGTGTTGCGCCAGGCCCGGGCGCCGCTGGCGCTGGCCATCTTCGAACCCGCCTCGCAGCTGGCACAGGGCATCGCCTATGCCACGCCGTGGCCGGAGCATCTGCTGAACGTGCCGGCGGCGAAGATGAGTGCGTTCCCCGACCAGCCCGGCGACTTCCTCGATTACCTGCAGACGGCCAACGCCTATCCGGGCGAGGCGCGCGAGGTGCTGGGCGAGCGTTACGTGTGTCGCCACTACTTCGCCGCTTATCTGCAGCAGCGCCTGCGCGAGGCCGAAGCGGCCAGCGCAGCCCGATTGCAGGTCATCGCCCAACCGGTGCTGGCGCTGCATGCCGATGACCACGGTTACCAATTGCAGCTGGGCGATGGCCAAACGCTGCATGCAGCGCAGGCGGTGATCGCTACCGGCAACAGCATGCGGCCGCTGCCAGTGGACGGCGCCGACGCGCTGCCCGCCGATGACGTGGTCGAAGCCTGGGATTACGACGGCGTGCGCACGCTGGCCGGTGGCCATGCACTGGCCATCGTCGGCTCCGGGCTGAGCATGGCGGACACCGTGTTGGCGCTCGTGGCCGCCGGTCACAGCGGGCCGCTGCACGTGATCTCGCGCCATGGCCTGCTGCCGTTGCCGCATGCACACGGTGGCCTGCCGGCGTTCGACCCGCAGGAGCTGCTGACGATGACCCTGCGCCAGCGTCTGCGTGCACTGCGCCAGCACGCACGGCAGGCACAGGCCGATGGCATCCCATGGCAGGGCGTGATGGATCGCATCCGCCCGCATGGCCAGGCACTGTGGCTTAGTCTGGGCGAGGCCGACCAGCGCCGCTTCCTGCGCCACGTGGTGCGCTACTGGGATGTGCACCGCCACCGCATCGCTGAACCGGTGGCCGAGCAGTTGCAGGCGCTGCAGGCCAGCGGCCAGCTGCGCGTCCACCGCGCCCGCCTGCAACGCGTGTGGCGCGACGGGGACGCCCTGTGGCTGTCGGGTCGCGAGGCGGGCGGCGGCAACGTGCAGTGGACGATCGGCGCGGTGGTCAATGCCACGGGCGTGGAAACCCGCGCCTCGGCGCTGCGCAACCCCTTGCTGCAGCAGCTGCAGGCCGATGGACTGGCCCGTCCCGGTCCGCATGGGCTGGGCCTGGACAGCAGTGTGCCCGGCGACCGGCTGTGCGCAGCGGGCGGCCAGTCGCAGGCGCGCCTGGGCGTACTCGGCAGCCTGCGCATCGGCAACCTGTGGGAAAGCCTGGCGGTGCCTGAACTGCGTCAGCAGGCACAGGCACTGGCCGCACAGGTGGTCGCAGGAGCTGCGACGTCGATGCCGTAA
- the rpmG gene encoding 50S ribosomal protein L33, with product MMAGKRDKVRMISTAGTGHFYTTDKNKKNTPGKMEFSKYDPVVRKHVPYKEGKIK from the coding sequence ATCATGGCAGGCAAGCGCGATAAGGTCCGTATGATTTCGACCGCTGGTACCGGTCACTTCTACACGACCGACAAGAACAAGAAGAACACCCCGGGGAAGATGGAATTCTCCAAGTACGATCCGGTCGTGCGCAAGCACGTCCCGTACAAGGAAGGCAAGATCAAGTAA
- a CDS encoding glycosyltransferase, translating to MRLLALTYGTEGDTRPLVMLCHGLIAAGHDVMLLADGGTLGSAKTMGVPHAALEGDIHDEVVALVSRGNGVAAASTGLARMALQHVAGWMRQADAAAEGCDAILTGGLAAFVGMSVGERRGLPVIGAGMIPLTPTRAFRSPFLPPGRSPGWLNRASYGLVNGLIWRQFRGPINAARQHAGQPPRRSLWTGLPMLYGVSPQLLPPPSDWPADHLVCGQWSAPAAPWQPSAELQAFLDAGPPPVYLGFGSMTGFDRERVLPALLAALAPRRVLLFPGWVGVPDMALPDTVLVIGPTPHEALLPRCALAIHHGGSGTTHSACRAGIPSMVMPFAADQFFWADRLQRLGVAPAPLSPKRLQPQALAAALAFAEHADTRARAAALGAAMANEDGVACGVAAIERWLSPTSPPPSQ from the coding sequence ATGCGACTGCTGGCCCTCACCTACGGCACCGAAGGCGATACGCGCCCGCTGGTCATGCTCTGCCACGGGCTGATCGCGGCCGGCCACGACGTCATGCTGCTGGCCGACGGCGGCACTCTGGGCAGCGCGAAAACAATGGGCGTCCCGCACGCCGCGCTTGAAGGCGACATCCACGATGAGGTGGTAGCGCTGGTCTCACGCGGCAACGGCGTGGCCGCCGCCAGCACCGGGCTGGCACGGATGGCGCTGCAGCACGTTGCCGGCTGGATGCGCCAGGCCGATGCTGCGGCCGAGGGCTGCGATGCGATCCTGACCGGCGGCCTGGCGGCGTTCGTCGGCATGAGCGTCGGCGAACGTCGTGGTCTTCCGGTGATCGGCGCCGGCATGATTCCGCTGACGCCGACGCGCGCATTCCGCTCGCCCTTCCTGCCACCCGGGCGCTCACCGGGATGGTTGAACCGGGCCAGCTACGGGCTGGTCAACGGCCTGATCTGGCGGCAGTTCCGCGGCCCGATAAACGCTGCCCGCCAGCACGCCGGGCAGCCGCCACGACGCTCGCTCTGGACCGGCCTGCCGATGCTGTACGGCGTCTCGCCACAGCTGTTGCCGCCGCCTTCGGACTGGCCGGCCGACCACCTCGTATGCGGCCAGTGGTCGGCACCCGCAGCGCCGTGGCAGCCGTCAGCCGAACTACAGGCCTTCCTCGATGCAGGGCCACCGCCGGTCTACCTGGGCTTTGGCAGCATGACCGGCTTCGACCGCGAACGCGTGTTGCCGGCGCTGTTGGCAGCGCTGGCACCGCGCCGCGTGCTGCTGTTCCCCGGTTGGGTCGGCGTGCCCGACATGGCGCTGCCCGACACGGTGCTGGTGATCGGGCCCACCCCGCATGAAGCCTTGCTGCCGCGCTGCGCGCTGGCGATCCATCATGGTGGCAGCGGCACCACGCATTCGGCCTGTCGCGCCGGCATACCGTCGATGGTGATGCCGTTCGCCGCCGACCAGTTCTTCTGGGCCGATCGCCTGCAGCGCCTGGGCGTAGCGCCTGCGCCGCTGTCACCGAAACGGCTGCAGCCGCAGGCGTTGGCCGCTGCACTGGCGTTCGCCGAGCATGCGGATACGCGCGCGCGTGCAGCCGCGCTGGGCGCTGCAATGGCGAACGAGGATGGTGTGGCATGCGGCGTGGCGGCGATCGAGCGGTGGCTCAGCCCAACGTCTCCACCACCCAGTCAATGA
- the dnaQ gene encoding DNA polymerase III subunit epsilon yields MSRVVALDTETTGISHRLGHRVIEIGAVELIDGQLSGRQFHTYLQPQRKVDWGAQRVHGISDAMLVGKPLFASKAAELLEFLRGSEMVAHNATFDVGFLDNELRLAGIADGLAQHCRVTCSLKLARGRWPGQGNKLDDVLQRLRIPGNRGLHGALKDAHLLAQVIPHLR; encoded by the coding sequence ATGAGCCGCGTCGTCGCGCTGGACACCGAAACCACCGGCATCTCGCATCGTCTGGGCCACCGGGTGATTGAAATCGGGGCGGTGGAACTGATCGATGGTCAGCTCAGCGGCCGCCAGTTCCACACCTATCTGCAGCCGCAGCGCAAAGTGGACTGGGGCGCGCAGCGCGTGCACGGCATCAGCGATGCGATGCTGGTGGGCAAGCCGCTGTTCGCGAGCAAGGCCGCCGAGCTGCTGGAGTTCCTGCGTGGCAGCGAGATGGTCGCGCACAACGCTACCTTCGACGTCGGCTTCCTCGACAACGAGCTGCGCCTGGCCGGCATTGCCGATGGGCTGGCCCAGCACTGCCGCGTGACCTGCAGCCTGAAGCTGGCGCGGGGGCGCTGGCCCGGCCAGGGCAACAAGCTGGACGATGTGCTGCAGCGCCTGCGCATTCCCGGTAATCGTGGCCTGCACGGCGCGCTGAAGGACGCCCATCTGCTGGCCCAGGTCATTCCACACCTGCGCTGA